AGGGGCGTTATTCTTATTTGAATCTTCCCGCTGTACTCCCTATTGAGGGAGGTATTCCGATAATGCTTCACGGCAAAATTGTTGGTGCAATTGGCGTTGCCGGCTCCCCTTCATCATCTGATGATGAGGTTGAGGCATCTGCCATAGCCTCTTTATTGACAGAGGCTGCTACTAAGGTGCCTGGATGATGACTTCAGTAACTTACGTAATACTTTATATTTAATTATAACTCTGCTCATTTTATTATCGAGTTTGGTGATCGCCTGAGCGATCACCTTTAATACGGTGGCAGTTACACAGAATCACTTACAGGCTCGGTTTCGGTTTTATATATTCCCCATTTTTATGCTTTGCGGCCTCTTAAATCGTAAGGCACTTTGGCTGAGCCTATTTGACCGCTTCACGTACAGCGGTAAGCGCTTGCTGAATGAGTAATTCGTGGTGGGCAAGCAAATCTGTCACACCCTCTCCAAGAGAATTGTATAAAAATACAACTTCACTCTCTTCGGCGCCGCAGTAGCGGGCAATACTGTGGTTCAAAACATGTGACATGCTTTGGTCAGCAGAGCGTTCAACGGAAAACTCCTCATGCGTCTCACCGACAAGCGCAATCCACCGCCAGGATTTCGGATTGAGCTTACGGCGCCCTCCGTAAGCGATTCCGTAGTTAAATACCCTGTCTATGTAGCCTTTCAAAATAGCAGGCACTGATGCCCACCAGGTGGGGAACACGAAAAGCAACACGTCCTTCTCGTTAACCTCTTCAGCCAGTTTCATCACCTCGTCAGAATAACTTTTACCTGGATTTCCCCAGTCCGGTTCATCAGCTTGCTGTAATCTCGGATCAAAACCGGAGCGATATAAATCTACTTCGGTAAACGGAACGGCTGATTGTTTCAACTCTTGTCGGATGGCGTCCACGACACGGGCAGTGAGAGAGTCGGCACGGGGATGGGCCCAGACAAGTTGCACGGAATTCATAGCATCTCCTTCTATAGGATTATGTTGAGTTAAAAAAACACATTTACATATTTACATATTTGAATCTTTAAATACAATAGCTTCTTTTATCGCAAAGGAGCAACATCTATGTCATCGCTTTTTAAGCCTTTAACCTTGGGTGATTTTCAACTACGCAACCGTATTGCTTTACCGCCGCTGACACGCTGCCGCAGCGAGCAGCCCGGGAATATTCCTGGCGAGCTAATGGTGGAGTACTATCGGCAGCGAGCCAGTGCAGGATTTATGATTACGGAAGGCACACAAATTGAGCCTCGTGGTCAGGGATATGCCTGGACTCCTGGTATCTATAGTGAAGAGCAGGTTGCCGGCTGGAAAAAAGTCACCGATGCTGTACACAAGGAAGGCGGTACTATTTTCTGTCAACTATGGCATGTCGGGCGTGTTTCGCACCATGAACTTCAGCCGGGCAAACAACCCCCGATTGCACCGTCAGGTGTGGCGGCTACAGGGGTAAGGGTGTTCATTGAAACAGGCCCCGGAACCGGAATGTTAACGTCACCTGATGTTCCTCGTGAGCTGACGACCTCAGAAGTGAAAGAGATTGTTGAGCTGTATCGTGTTGCGGCCGTTAATGCCAAAAAAGCAGGTTTTGATGGCGTCGAATTGCATTCAGCCAATGGCTATCTGATCAACCAGTTTATTTCTGAGCATACCAACTTCCGGAACGACGAATATGGTGGCTCGCTCGAAAACCGACTGCGTTTCCTTCGAGAGGTGACAGAGGCAGTTATCTCCGTGTTTGGACGCCGTCAGGTTGGTGTGCGTTTTGCCCCTCTCTTCTCCAGCACTTATGAAGAGCGCGTGTATCTGGGCCTGGTCGAAAGCGATCCATACGCCACCTACATTCGCGCCGCGCAGATCATGAATGAGCTGGATGTAGGTTATCTTTCAATCGCTGAAGCAGACTGGGATAATAGTCCGGAGATGCCGGAAGCTTTTCGTATTGGGTTGCGTGAAAATTTCCATTCTCCGATTATGTACTCAGGCCGCTACACGCGTGAAAAAGCAGAGTACATGCTCAAAAAAGGCTGGGGGGATTTGTTCGGCTTTGGTCGTGCATTCATCGCTAACCCTGATCTCCCGGCACGCCTTAAGGCAGGGTTACCACTGAATTGCGTGGATCAATCCTCCCTGTATGGAGGTACCGGGAAAGGATATACTGATTATCCCAGTTATTCGTCCTGATTTTTTGTGAGGCTGCATGTCCCCAGAGAATGCCATGAAACTCCTGTCCAATCCCACCCGGATTGCAGTACTGAGATGGCTAAAAAATCCCGAAGAAGCGTTCGCTGGTTATACCCAGCTGTTTGCCTTCGACCAATATGGTGTCTGCGCAAGCCTCATTCAGGCCAAGGCGGGCTTATCCCAGCCCGCCACCTCACTGTGTCTTAAAGCTCTTCATGATGCGGGGCTGTTAGAAGCCAGCAAAGTGGGTAAGTGGACCTATTACCGCCGCTGCGAACAACGCATGTTTGAGATGTCTGAAATTATCAGACGCTCGCTTGAGGAACTGTAATTCGTGTAATGGACGTCAGGGGACGTATAATTCGTAAAGGTGTGGAAGTCCTGACCGAAGTCCCCTTCAACTCCACTTAATAATAAACATGCAATCTTTGTCTGGAGCGACTAAGGCCGCTCGTACATTACTCGAAGGAAATATCTGAGGATGCACTGTTATCAACTGCCGCTGAATCATCGACACGCAAATATTTAAAACGTCAGAGGAAACTGGTTTCCAGACGTTCAGTCAGCAGACCCAAAGACATCCTTATTATAAACACTTTATATGGGGCGTCCCTCCGGAATTATAATTGTCTCGAGTTTTCTCAATGATCGACAATTTCAGTCGTTATTTTGCCTCAGGACATTTTTTCACAAAGGTAGTCGTCTGTATTTTTTAAATTTCAGAGAAGTGTGGTTTTTACGCACCAAAAGTATCAGCACATTTAAAGGTTTTGATATAAATATTTTATAACCTTTGTGCGAGAAGTATGAATGTCGGTCATTCTACGATTTACCGCTGTGTCAGCTCTCTTCGTCAGAAATGAAAAATAGTCTGTGCTGGTGTTGGCGTAATCCTGTTTACGGCAGGCGGTGAGAATTTTGTAGCTAAGCTTCTGTAGCACCTGCGCGCTGGCCAGGCCAATACCGCTGGAGCAGTCTGTAATTAAAGCGGATTTTTGCATAACTTTACCCGAGGGGCGCTCCGATTATTTGTCAGTCGTGTTTTACTAACGGAGCCAGTCGCCGCCGCGGCGGCGCGGAAGGTCATCAAAGCCAGAAACAGGAAGGGCAAATGCCAGCGGAAAACATTGTTGAAGTTCATCATCTTAGTAAGTCCGTGGGTCAGGGAGAACACGAGCTTTCCATCCTTACCGGAGTTGAGCTGGTTGTCAAACCGGCGGAAACCATCGCCCTGATTGGCGAGTCGGGTTCAGGCAAGTCCACGCTGCTGGCGATTCTTGCCGGGCTTGATGACGGCACGGATGGCGAAGTCCACCTTTGCGGACAGCCGCTGCACAGCATGGATGAAGAGGCGAGGGCGGCGCTGCGGGCCAAAAACGTCGGCTTTGTTTTTCAGTCTTTTATGCTGGTGCCCACTCTTAATGCTCTCGAAAACGTCGAGCTTCCCTCGCTGCTGCGCGGAGAAAACAGCTCGGCCAGCCGCGCGCAGGCCAAAGCGCTGCTGGAGCAGCTGGGCTTAGGCAAGCGCCTGGATCACCTGCCTGCTCAACTGTCCGGCGGTGAGCAGCAGCGCGTGGCGCTGGCTCGCGCATTTAACGGCAAACCCGGAGTGCTGTTTGCCGATGAGCCCACCGGCAACCTCGACAGGCAAACGGGCGACCGGATCGCCGACCTGCTGTTTTCCCTCAACCGCGACTTCTCCACCACGCTGATCCTCGTCACCCACGACGAACAGCTTGCGGCGCGCTGCGACCGCCGCCTGCGGCTGCGCGAAGGCAAACTGTGGGAGGAAGCATGATAGCCCGCTGGTTCTGGCGCGAGTGGCGCTCTCCCTCTCTGCTGATTGTCTGGCTGGCGCTTAGCCTGGCGGTGGCCTGCGTGCTGGCGCTCGGCAGCATCAGCGACAGAATGGAAAAAGGCCTCAGCCAGCAAAGCCGCGAATACATGGCGGGCGACCGGACGTTGCGCAGCGCCCGCGCGGTGCCGGATGAATGGCTGACTCAGGCGCAAAGCGATGGCTTAAAGGTCGGCAAACAGCTGAGCTTCGCCACCATGACCTTTGCCGGGGATACGCCGCAGCTGGCCGATGTGAAAGCGGTCGACGGCGTTTACCCTATGTACGGCGAGCTGGAGACTAACCCGCCGGGCCTGAAGCCTGAGCCGGGCACCGCGCTGCTTGCGCCGCGCCTGCTGGCTTTGCTCAACCTGAAAGTGGGCGACAACATCGACGTGGGCGATGCCACGCTGCGCATCATCGGGCAGGTGATCCAGGAGCCGGACGCCGGGTTTAACCCGTTCCAGATTGCGCCCCGCCTGATGATGAACCTGGCCGACGTCGAGAAAACCGGGGCGGTGCAGCCCGGCAGCCGCATTAGCTGGCGCTACAAGTTTGGCGGTAACGCGCAGCAGCTGCAGAGCTATGAGAACTATCTGCTGCCGAAGCTGAAGCCGGAGCAGCGCTGGATCGGCATGGAGCAGGATGAAGGCGCGCTGGGCAAGTCCCTTGAGCGCTCTCAGCAGTTCCTGCTGCTCTCTGCCCTGCTGACGCTGCTGCTGGCCGTGGCCGCGATAGCCGTGGCGATGAGCCATTACTGCCGCAGCCGCTATGACCTGGTGGCTATCCTGAAAACGCTGGGGGCGGGCAGGGCGGCGCTGCGCAAGCTGATTATCGGCCAGTGGCTGATGGTGCTGTTGCTGTCGGCGATTACCGGAGGCGCCGTCGGGCTGCTGTTTGAGGCCGCGCTGATGCAGCTGCTCAAGCCGGTGCTGCCCGCTGCGCTGCCGCCTGCGAGCCTGTGGCCGTGGGTATGGGCCATCGGGGCGATGGTGACGATCTCCGCGCTGGTGGGGCTGCGACCGTACCGGCTGCTGCTGGCTACTCAGCCGCTGCGCGTACTGCGTCGTGACGCCGTAGCCAACGTCTGGCCGCTGAAAATCTATCTGCCGGTGATTAGCGTCGTTGTTGTTGTGCTGCTGGCGTTGCTGATGGGCGGAAGTCCGCTGCTGTGGGCTGTTCTCGCGGGCACGCTGGTGCTGGCGGCGCTGTGCGGCCTTGTCGGCTGGGGCGTCCTGAAGCTGCTGAAAAAGCTGACGCTGAAAAATCTGGCCCTGCGCCTGGCGGTTAACCGTCTGCTGCGCCAGCCGTGGGCGACGCTCAGCCAGCTGGCGGCGTTCTCGCTGTCCTTTATGCTGCTGGCGCTGCTGTTAGTGCTGCGGGGCGATTTGCTGGACAGATGGCAGCAGCAGCTGCCGCCGGAAAGCCCGAACTACTTCCTGGTGAACATTGCGCCGGAGCAGGTTCAGCCGGTGAAAACCTTCCTCGCCGACCATCAGGTGATCCCGGATTCGTTCTACCCCATCGTGCGGGCGCGCATGACGGCGATTAACGGCCAGTCTACCGAGGGTAACCCGGATGAGGCGCTGAACCGCGAGCTTAATCTTACCTGGCAGAGCCAGAGGCCGGATCATAACCCGATCCTCGCGGGAAGCTGGCCGCCGAAGGCCGGGGAAGTGTCGATGGACGACGGCGTGGCGAAACGGCTGAATATCAGGCTCGGCGACAGCGTGACTTTTATGGGGGATACCCAGGACTTCACCGCGAAGGTGACCAGCCTGCGCAAAGTGGACTGGGAAAGCCTGCGGCCAAACTTCTACTTTATCTTCCCGCCGGGCGCGCTGGACGGCCAGCCGCAGAGCTGGCTCACCAGCTTCCGCTGGGAGGGAAATAACGGCCTGCTGACCCAGCTTAACCGTGAATTCCCGACCGTCAGCCTGCTGGATATCGGGGCGATCCTTAAACAAATCGGCCAGGTGCTGGAGCAGGTCAGCCGGGCGCTTGAGGTGATGGTGGTGCTGGTGACCGCCTGCGGTCTGCTGCTGTTGCTGGCGCAGGTCCAGGTTGGCATGCGTCAGCGGCATCAGGAACTGGTGGTTTACCGCACGCTGGGCGCAGGTAAAAAGCTGCTCAGAACCACCTTATGGTGCGAGTTCGCCGTGCTGGGGCTGGTGTCCGGCCTGGTGGCGGCCATCGGCGCCGAAACGGCGCTTGGCGTGCTGCAAACCAAGGTTTTCGACTTCCCGTGGGAGCCCGATCTGCGCCTGTGGATCGTGCTGCCGGTCACCGGGGCGGTTTTGCTGTCGCTTTGCGGCGGCTGGCTGGGCGTTCGCCTGCTGAGAGGCAAGGCGCTTTTCCGCCAGTTTGTCGTCTGATCGCGCCGGGCAGGGATGCCCGGCAATCGCTATAAATTTAGTTATATTTCGCAGTTCATTGTCTCAGCACATATTTTCCGCGGCTTTTGATGTTTTTTTAATATTTATTAAGAAAAAAGCGCGGGGAAATAGCACGATTTAATAAAAATCCTTCAGAAATTGTATTGAATAAGCGTTAATATGCCCGAGCTTATAATAAATATGGTTACTAAGGATTACACATGAAAGCAAATTTGCGCGCTTTACCACTGCTGATTGGGGCCGGCCTGCTTACGGGTATGGCGTCATTCGCTGCTAACGCAGAAATCACCGTTCTGAAGCAAGATCCGCAGGCCGGTGACCCGCTTAGCCGCCTCAACTTCACCGTGGGCGGCAGTATTCGTCCACAGTTCAACATGATGTCCGGCGACGGAGACAAAGGCTCCTACAAGCGTAACGGCTTTGACGGCGGCACGCGTTTCCGCTTTGCAGCCGATTACTACCTGTTCGATGATATTAGCTGGATCAGCTTCTACGAGCTGGGCGTGAATATTCCTGCGGTATTTGAGTGGGATAACCACTATGCAGACGGCGCGAACAATACCACTCGCCGTATGCTCTACACCGGCCTGAAAAGCAAAACCTGGGGTCAGCTGACCTACGGCCAGCAAAACAGCATCTACTATGATGTGGTTGGCGCGAAAACCGATATCTGGGACTACGACATGATCGGCCAGGCTCCGGGTAACGGCATCAACGGCGACTACGACGGCTCTTACCGTTCCCGTAACATGCTGAAGTACAAAAACACCTTCGGCGATGCGGACGTTTACGCTTCTTACCTGTTTGAAGATCACGACATCCGCGCGACTAACGGCCAGCGCTACAAGCGTAAAGGCGGCGGCTCTCTG
This region of Cedecea lapagei genomic DNA includes:
- a CDS encoding NAD(P)H oxidoreductase, translating into MNSVQLVWAHPRADSLTARVVDAIRQELKQSAVPFTEVDLYRSGFDPRLQQADEPDWGNPGKSYSDEVMKLAEEVNEKDVLLFVFPTWWASVPAILKGYIDRVFNYGIAYGGRRKLNPKSWRWIALVGETHEEFSVERSADQSMSHVLNHSIARYCGAEESEVVFLYNSLGEGVTDLLAHHELLIQQALTAVREAVK
- a CDS encoding alkene reductase; the protein is MSSLFKPLTLGDFQLRNRIALPPLTRCRSEQPGNIPGELMVEYYRQRASAGFMITEGTQIEPRGQGYAWTPGIYSEEQVAGWKKVTDAVHKEGGTIFCQLWHVGRVSHHELQPGKQPPIAPSGVAATGVRVFIETGPGTGMLTSPDVPRELTTSEVKEIVELYRVAAVNAKKAGFDGVELHSANGYLINQFISEHTNFRNDEYGGSLENRLRFLREVTEAVISVFGRRQVGVRFAPLFSSTYEERVYLGLVESDPYATYIRAAQIMNELDVGYLSIAEADWDNSPEMPEAFRIGLRENFHSPIMYSGRYTREKAEYMLKKGWGDLFGFGRAFIANPDLPARLKAGLPLNCVDQSSLYGGTGKGYTDYPSYSS
- a CDS encoding ArsR/SmtB family transcription factor; protein product: MSPENAMKLLSNPTRIAVLRWLKNPEEAFAGYTQLFAFDQYGVCASLIQAKAGLSQPATSLCLKALHDAGLLEASKVGKWTYYRRCEQRMFEMSEIIRRSLEEL
- the ybbA gene encoding putative ABC transporter ATP-binding protein YbbA, with the protein product MPAENIVEVHHLSKSVGQGEHELSILTGVELVVKPAETIALIGESGSGKSTLLAILAGLDDGTDGEVHLCGQPLHSMDEEARAALRAKNVGFVFQSFMLVPTLNALENVELPSLLRGENSSASRAQAKALLEQLGLGKRLDHLPAQLSGGEQQRVALARAFNGKPGVLFADEPTGNLDRQTGDRIADLLFSLNRDFSTTLILVTHDEQLAARCDRRLRLREGKLWEEA
- the ybbP gene encoding putative ABC transporter permease subunit YbbP, whose protein sequence is MIARWFWREWRSPSLLIVWLALSLAVACVLALGSISDRMEKGLSQQSREYMAGDRTLRSARAVPDEWLTQAQSDGLKVGKQLSFATMTFAGDTPQLADVKAVDGVYPMYGELETNPPGLKPEPGTALLAPRLLALLNLKVGDNIDVGDATLRIIGQVIQEPDAGFNPFQIAPRLMMNLADVEKTGAVQPGSRISWRYKFGGNAQQLQSYENYLLPKLKPEQRWIGMEQDEGALGKSLERSQQFLLLSALLTLLLAVAAIAVAMSHYCRSRYDLVAILKTLGAGRAALRKLIIGQWLMVLLLSAITGGAVGLLFEAALMQLLKPVLPAALPPASLWPWVWAIGAMVTISALVGLRPYRLLLATQPLRVLRRDAVANVWPLKIYLPVISVVVVVLLALLMGGSPLLWAVLAGTLVLAALCGLVGWGVLKLLKKLTLKNLALRLAVNRLLRQPWATLSQLAAFSLSFMLLALLLVLRGDLLDRWQQQLPPESPNYFLVNIAPEQVQPVKTFLADHQVIPDSFYPIVRARMTAINGQSTEGNPDEALNRELNLTWQSQRPDHNPILAGSWPPKAGEVSMDDGVAKRLNIRLGDSVTFMGDTQDFTAKVTSLRKVDWESLRPNFYFIFPPGALDGQPQSWLTSFRWEGNNGLLTQLNREFPTVSLLDIGAILKQIGQVLEQVSRALEVMVVLVTACGLLLLLAQVQVGMRQRHQELVVYRTLGAGKKLLRTTLWCEFAVLGLVSGLVAAIGAETALGVLQTKVFDFPWEPDLRLWIVLPVTGAVLLSLCGGWLGVRLLRGKALFRQFVV
- a CDS encoding porin, which gives rise to MKANLRALPLLIGAGLLTGMASFAANAEITVLKQDPQAGDPLSRLNFTVGGSIRPQFNMMSGDGDKGSYKRNGFDGGTRFRFAADYYLFDDISWISFYELGVNIPAVFEWDNHYADGANNTTRRMLYTGLKSKTWGQLTYGQQNSIYYDVVGAKTDIWDYDMIGQAPGNGINGDYDGSYRSRNMLKYKNTFGDADVYASYLFEDHDIRATNGQRYKRKGGGSLGVDYHITKDLTWGTAWNYTRADVRNPNDGDTKSYNQNIYGTALSWKPDNWTFSFGGGWYQNFLTTKLKDVNNYFSGDAWGIEYFAGYTIPVGQYAVKSVQPYFMGDRLQYVTGRNYQRIDNGVGVSFKLDYGFQVDYEHVFTSSTDNLGDMNLVRLRYDF